CGCTCTGCCGCTCCTCATTTAGCGAGGAAAGCGCCAGCTAGCAAGATACGGGCAGCTTCCAATCCCCGAACCATCCTCCGTTGCCACCACTCGCGTTGCTCCGGGCCCGTTCGatttattttggttttccttAGTCCACTGTTGTGTGTCCGTAAGTTTCGAATAGTCGCTAACTAAGAGGCTCAGAATGAAAGCAACGGCATCGCATGCTAACCCGTTGTTCTCAGCGCTTCGACCGACCTTGGAGAAACCCCTTCGTACTCATCCACTGTttgtattttcctttttacttcCACAGAAGCAACGAAAAGTTCGTGGGTTTGACCGTTTCTAAAGCAACATCTACTTTCCCAACCATCGTTGGATAGTGGTGTTTCGTGTTCCGAGAAAAGACCCGTGATATTTAGTATGTCCGGATCGACGTCCACAAACGAGCAACAGAACCAAGAatctcagcaacagcaaacacagcaGAAGGCACAAGATGAAACccagcaacaggaacaaggCAGTTCGCAACAGCATCCGAAATGGGCCTGCGAGTACTGTACATACGAGAACTTTCCTCTGTCACTGAAGTGTACCATGTGTATGGCACCGAAACCGCTTCTGAACGAAGATATCTTCAGGTAAGTGTCTCCTGGTGATTTGCCATGGCCTGTGAATTTGATGATTTCCATTACTTCTAGACTCAGTCCAACACAGCAGCTCAGCACTACCAAGCGTTCCAATCCACATCTAGCAAGCGATGCCCTGACGACATCGACCTCTACATCAACAGTGAAACCCTTGTCTTTGGTGTCTCCTGGCGAGCTTGAAGCGAACCCGGCTGGCCTCTGGTCATGTAGTGGCTGTACCTATCTTAATCCTTCCCAAAGTCGTCGCTGTCTCCAGTGTAGTACGCGTAAGGAGGACCTCATACCGACGGGACCTCCCGCATCCCCCAACGGTACCGGACCACGGTCAGCGAAATGTGCATCTCCCATAGTGATATCCGATTATATGCGCATCAGCGAGCAGCTGAATGCCATGAACTTGTCCCGCAGTGGTGCTCCGGATGAATCAAACACGGCTCCGGAACCATCGCAGTATTCGATGCctgccggtggtcccggtaaGCGGCGAAACAATTCACCCTCCTCTGCAACGGCCTACTGTTCTAGTTCGGCAGCACGAGCCACGGATAACACCGATGCAGTCGGTAAAAGTGGAACAGGCGGTAAAcacggtggtagtagtagtgatatATGTACGCCACCAGGATCGACGGGTGTCAGCTCTCCCGTTAATACCGGTTCGAAATGGTTCTGCTCCGTGTGCACGTACGAAAACTGGCCGAAATCGCTCAAGTGTTCCATGTGTCTGCATCCTCGCGAAATGGCTGTCGGTAGCGGTGCCAGTGATGTGGTTGCTCGAAGCAATCAACAAATCGCCGCGATGGCCAAGGCTTCACCCGAGCAAGACGACCAAAGCAGTGTTGCTAGTAGTATCATCGTGAACAACAAGCGCAATCAACAGTTTGTGGCGCACGTTGACAATGTGAACAAGGCAGATGTGTATCAACAGGATCGAAGCCGGCGTCTGCTTCGGCGACAGCCCGATTGGGACTGGCTAAATGCGTGCATCGGCATAGCAGAGAATAACATCGGGGCAGTCGAGACGTATCTGGACTGTGGAGGAGATCCCAGCCGGGCGCTCACACCGGCCGAAGTGAATCTACTTAGCCAGAGCAACTGTGCGTTCGACGTTGGTCACACGCTGATCCATCTGGCCATACGTTTCCATCGGGACGAGATGTTACCATTATTGTTGGCTCAAATCTCCGGCTCGGGTCCCGGTATTAAGCGTGTTCCATCGTACGTTGCACCGGATCTAGCGAGTGACATCCGCCGTCACTTTGCCCAATCATTACGCATACGCAAAGCATCGCTGAACTGCCACTATGTTAACGAGCACGCCACCTTTTGCCTACCGGCGGACATTGAGGAGCTACCGCTGGCATTGCAGGATCAATTGTACGAGGAGCTGCTCGATAAGGATGCCCAAAAGCAACTGgaaatgccaccaccagcactgaACTGGTCGCTGGAAATCACTGAGCGGCTCGGGTCGCGTTTGATGGTGCTGTGGAACCGAAGTGCCGGCGATTGTCTACTTGACTCCGTCATGCAAGCCACCTGGGGTGTGTTCGATCGAGACAATATGTTACGCCGGGCGCTGGCCGACACGTTGCACCAGTGCAGTCACATGTAAGGTTAACTGCAACATCCTTTACGGTCATTCCAGAGGGTAACACTCTTTTTCAAACACCTTTTTCCAGTTTCTATCCCCGTTGGAAGGAGAACGAGTTGTTCCAGGCAGCTCTCCTGCACTATACGCTTGCGGAACGGCAACTAGAGGAAGATTGGAACACGCTTCTATCACTCGCCAGCCATCCCGGCTCGTCACTCGAGCAGCTGCACATCTTCGCCCTCGCTCACATTATGCGACGACCGATCATCGTCTACGGAGTGAAGTATGTGAAAAGCTTCCGCGGGGAAGACATCGGGTACGCTCGCTTCGAAGGTGTTTATTTGCCGCTGCTGTGGGAACAAAGCTTTTGCATTACCTCCCCGATTGCGCTCGGCTATACCAGAGGACATTTCAGTGCACTCGTTCCAACAGAACCGTACTCGCGCATCGATGCTACACGCGATGATCGTGAAGATATCACCTTCCTGCCACTGATGGACAGcgagatgaagctgctgccaATTCATTTCTTAGACAATAACGAGGTAAGGAGAGTTTAAAGGAATGCTTCTATTTGGTAGAATTCATAAgcatttattttctttcttgtttGCAGATTGGACGGGAAGGTATTATCATGCGGCAGTGGCTAGATGTGTGCGAAACAGAAGGTGGTCTACTTGTTGCCCAGCAAAAGCTACACAAACGTCCACTGTTGGTCGCCCAGATGCTCGAAGAATGGCTAAATCATTATCGTCGGATAGCGTAAGTGATTGCTCCTTCATCCCATCGAGATCACCAAAGGATATGGAGATCTTGATCGCAAATTCACCCGGTGTTAACTTTTTCCC
The sequence above is a segment of the Anopheles darlingi chromosome 2, idAnoDarlMG_H_01, whole genome shotgun sequence genome. Coding sequences within it:
- the LOC125952692 gene encoding ubiquitin thioesterase trabid; the protein is MSGSTSTNEQQNQESQQQQTQQKAQDETQQQEQGSSQQHPKWACEYCTYENFPLSLKCTMCMAPKPLLNEDIFRLSPTQQLSTTKRSNPHLASDALTTSTSTSTVKPLSLVSPGELEANPAGLWSCSGCTYLNPSQSRRCLQCSTRKEDLIPTGPPASPNGTGPRSAKCASPIVISDYMRISEQLNAMNLSRSGAPDESNTAPEPSQYSMPAGGPGKRRNNSPSSATAYCSSSAARATDNTDAVGKSGTGGKHGGSSSDICTPPGSTGVSSPVNTGSKWFCSVCTYENWPKSLKCSMCLHPREMAVGSGASDVVARSNQQIAAMAKASPEQDDQSSVASSIIVNNKRNQQFVAHVDNVNKADVYQQDRSRRLLRRQPDWDWLNACIGIAENNIGAVETYLDCGGDPSRALTPAEVNLLSQSNCAFDVGHTLIHLAIRFHRDEMLPLLLAQISGSGPGIKRVPSYVAPDLASDIRRHFAQSLRIRKASLNCHYVNEHATFCLPADIEELPLALQDQLYEELLDKDAQKQLEMPPPALNWSLEITERLGSRLMVLWNRSAGDCLLDSVMQATWGVFDRDNMLRRALADTLHQCSHIFYPRWKENELFQAALLHYTLAERQLEEDWNTLLSLASHPGSSLEQLHIFALAHIMRRPIIVYGVKYVKSFRGEDIGYARFEGVYLPLLWEQSFCITSPIALGYTRGHFSALVPTEPYSRIDATRDDREDITFLPLMDSEMKLLPIHFLDNNEIGREGIIMRQWLDVCETEGGLLVAQQKLHKRPLLVAQMLEEWLNHYRRIAISRLF